One window of the Niallia circulans genome contains the following:
- a CDS encoding dienelactone hydrolase family protein → MLQILRISDNLIIVIHEIYGINQHIKNFCDILSNQDFDVICPNLLEREQPFNYSEEKIAYHNFMETVGFSDAADKIKNLLAGVKNKYQKIYIIGFSVGATIAWLCSEEDCLDGVVGYYGSRIRNFTKIVPLCPIILFFPQEEQSFNVDELILNLDKKNIEVHKYFGHHGFSDPYSIKFNEKSSQQAFNEMLNFLKKH, encoded by the coding sequence ATGCTTCAAATACTGAGAATATCAGATAATTTAATTATTGTCATACATGAAATCTATGGCATTAATCAACATATAAAGAATTTTTGTGATATTTTATCAAATCAGGATTTTGATGTAATCTGCCCAAACTTATTAGAACGGGAACAACCATTTAATTATTCTGAGGAGAAAATTGCCTATCACAATTTTATGGAGACTGTAGGATTCTCCGATGCTGCAGATAAAATAAAGAATTTATTAGCAGGTGTTAAAAATAAATATCAAAAAATATATATTATTGGATTTAGTGTAGGGGCAACGATTGCTTGGTTGTGCAGCGAGGAAGATTGTCTTGATGGGGTTGTGGGGTACTATGGTTCGAGAATAAGGAATTTCACGAAAATAGTACCACTATGTCCTATAATTTTATTCTTTCCTCAAGAGGAGCAATCATTTAATGTGGATGAGTTAATTTTAAATTTAGATAAAAAGAATATAGAAGTACATAAATATTTTGGACATCACGGATTTAGCGACCCATACTCTATAAAATTTAATGAGAAATCATCCCAACAAGCTTTCAATGAAATGCTAAACTTCTTAAAGAAACATTGA
- a CDS encoding tetratricopeptide repeat protein: protein MNIKLNKAIDLRKNGKFKESNELIGELVRDFPEDAIYNYQYAWSFDILGEEEKAVPYYENAIKIGLPSKDMEGAILGLGSTYRALGEYENSKDVFLKGMELFPDNHAIQVFYSMTLYNLKEHSKAMELILKCLINTTNDTELLSYKRAINFYSDKLDETWK, encoded by the coding sequence ATGAATATCAAACTTAATAAAGCTATAGATCTACGGAAAAATGGAAAGTTCAAAGAATCTAACGAACTGATTGGTGAATTGGTAAGGGATTTCCCAGAGGATGCTATATATAATTATCAATATGCCTGGAGCTTTGATATATTGGGAGAAGAAGAAAAGGCAGTGCCATATTACGAAAATGCTATAAAAATAGGATTACCTTCTAAGGATATGGAAGGTGCAATATTGGGATTAGGGAGTACATATAGAGCTTTAGGAGAATATGAAAATTCAAAAGATGTATTCTTAAAAGGAATGGAATTATTCCCAGATAATCATGCAATTCAAGTATTTTATTCCATGACCTTATACAATTTAAAAGAACATAGTAAAGCGATGGAGCTGATACTAAAGTGTTTAATTAATACGACAAATGACACTGAATTACTAAGTTATAAAAGAGCTATAAATTTCTATTCAGATAAACTAGATGAAACTTGGAAGTAA
- a CDS encoding VOC family protein has translation MTTIQKINQIGVPVKDINRAVKFYKALDLPLLFSTDTMAFFDCNGTRILLSLPEKEEFAHPSSVLYFQVENIKETYEKFTNEEISFVDEPHIVAKMSGMETWMTFFKDTEGNTHAFISEVESK, from the coding sequence ATGACTACTATACAAAAGATAAATCAAATCGGAGTACCAGTTAAAGACATTAATAGAGCAGTAAAGTTTTACAAGGCTCTTGATCTTCCCTTACTTTTTTCAACAGATACAATGGCATTTTTCGATTGTAATGGAACAAGAATTCTACTCAGTTTACCTGAAAAAGAAGAGTTTGCTCATCCAAGTTCTGTCCTTTACTTTCAAGTAGAAAACATAAAGGAAACCTATGAAAAATTTACAAATGAGGAAATATCCTTTGTCGACGAACCACATATTGTGGCAAAGATGAGTGGAATGGAAACTTGGATGACTTTCTTTAAAGATACAGAAGGCAATACGCATGCATTTATTAGTGAAGTGGAATCTAAATAA
- a CDS encoding LysR family transcriptional regulator yields the protein MESHELKIFKHVAELQSVSKAAEKLGYVQPNVSQRIKNLENELGVRLFMRNNRGVTLTEEGEKLLDYTNEILQLIDEAKTAINPNKWRESLKIGASQTISAVKIPSLLSAFLKESNNLDVKVRTSNNLMLEEMLFYGEVDGIFVNNSSKNTSDCEIVYSYLEKIILISPILNPFHINSNQTLIVNSDRNCIYRKQLLEWSKESNFHSSHIIEFDSLESIIQAVYDGLGISIIPADIAETRKGTKEIIFTELPKKIKIDFLIKNKKQQTPGFKKFIRFLRENNERK from the coding sequence TTGGAAAGTCATGAATTAAAGATTTTCAAACATGTTGCAGAATTGCAATCAGTATCAAAAGCAGCCGAAAAATTAGGATATGTACAACCAAACGTTAGTCAACGAATAAAAAATTTAGAAAATGAACTAGGCGTGCGATTATTTATGCGAAATAATCGGGGAGTAACATTGACTGAAGAAGGGGAAAAATTATTAGATTATACAAATGAAATTCTACAATTGATAGACGAAGCTAAAACAGCTATTAATCCTAATAAGTGGAGAGAATCATTAAAAATAGGAGCTTCTCAAACAATTTCTGCCGTTAAGATTCCTTCCTTACTTTCTGCATTTTTAAAAGAATCTAATAATCTAGATGTGAAAGTAAGAACAAGTAATAATTTGATGTTAGAAGAAATGCTTTTCTATGGTGAAGTGGATGGTATATTTGTAAATAATAGTAGTAAAAATACATCTGATTGCGAGATTGTTTATAGTTACTTAGAGAAAATTATACTAATTTCCCCTATACTTAACCCCTTTCATATTAATTCTAATCAGACGTTGATAGTTAATAGTGATAGAAATTGCATATATAGAAAACAATTATTGGAGTGGTCCAAAGAAAGCAATTTTCATAGTTCTCACATCATTGAATTTGATTCTCTCGAGTCTATTATTCAAGCAGTTTACGATGGATTGGGTATCAGCATAATACCTGCAGATATTGCAGAAACTCGAAAAGGTACCAAGGAAATCATATTTACAGAACTACCTAAAAAGATAAAAATAGACTTTTTAATCAAAAACAAAAAACAGCAAACACCAGGTTTTAAAAAATTTATTCGCTTTTTGCGAGAAAATAATGAACGAAAATAA
- a CDS encoding SDR family NAD(P)-dependent oxidoreductase gives MELMNKVVIITGAGTGVGRATAVKLASEGAKVVINYNQSEKEAHKVVNEIKQNGGIAIAYKANVANEKEVKELVSQTVQTFGSIDGLVNNASITAQIAMDNLDALTDEIWDSLFSVNVKGMFHCIKAVVPFMKKQHSGVIVNMGSVAGMTGIGSSIPYAATKSAIHTMTRSLAIALAPSIRVNSISPGAVETRWWAGNEEKMYQLAGKLPLQRISTPEDIAEAIVFQLIQKSITGQVFTIDNGQTL, from the coding sequence ATGGAATTAATGAATAAAGTAGTAATCATTACCGGGGCTGGAACTGGAGTAGGAAGAGCTACAGCTGTAAAACTAGCTTCTGAAGGTGCAAAAGTAGTGATAAATTACAACCAATCTGAAAAGGAAGCTCATAAAGTTGTTAATGAAATAAAACAAAATGGCGGGATAGCTATTGCTTATAAAGCAAATGTAGCAAACGAAAAGGAAGTAAAGGAATTAGTATCCCAAACTGTTCAAACTTTTGGATCTATAGATGGATTAGTAAATAATGCGAGTATCACAGCGCAAATAGCTATGGATAACTTAGATGCATTAACAGATGAAATATGGGATTCTCTTTTCAGTGTAAATGTGAAGGGAATGTTCCATTGCATAAAAGCCGTTGTCCCTTTTATGAAAAAACAACATTCTGGAGTAATTGTAAATATGGGGAGTGTAGCAGGAATGACTGGTATAGGTTCGTCTATCCCATATGCAGCAACAAAATCTGCTATACATACGATGACAAGGTCATTGGCTATCGCATTGGCACCTTCCATAAGAGTTAATAGCATTTCTCCTGGAGCAGTTGAAACAAGGTGGTGGGCTGGTAATGAAGAGAAGATGTATCAACTTGCAGGCAAATTACCACTACAAAGAATTTCCACACCAGAAGATATAGCTGAAGCAATAGTTTTTCAACTAATTCAAAAATCTATAACCGGACAAGTATTTACTATAGATAATGGTCAAACCCTCTAA
- a CDS encoding DinB family protein, whose amino-acid sequence MSRAKDVLQDQLLANANDPSWYVSFSESVVNLTEEEAFWKPNDESNSIAEIVQHLLYWNETWQTRYKESHVNAVAPINDNNESFVIPENITFADLKKSLLAVLLQWQDLLTQEKVDNDVIGFPETAKWWEVLSNLTTHNAYHIGQIVYIRKLQKSWKTNLKGD is encoded by the coding sequence ATGTCTCGCGCGAAAGACGTTTTGCAGGATCAATTGTTAGCAAATGCGAATGATCCTAGCTGGTACGTATCGTTTTCGGAATCTGTTGTAAATTTAACAGAGGAAGAAGCGTTTTGGAAACCTAATGATGAAAGCAACAGTATTGCAGAAATTGTACAACATCTTCTTTACTGGAATGAAACTTGGCAAACAAGATACAAAGAATCTCATGTCAATGCTGTTGCCCCTATAAATGATAATAATGAAAGCTTTGTTATTCCAGAAAATATAACGTTTGCTGATTTAAAAAAGTCTCTTTTAGCTGTTCTGCTTCAATGGCAAGACCTACTGACACAAGAAAAGGTTGATAATGATGTAATTGGGTTCCCGGAGACGGCAAAGTGGTGGGAGGTTCTAAGCAATTTGACCACTCATAATGCATACCACATTGGACAAATCGTTTATATTCGGAAACTGCAAAAAAGTTGGAAAACTAATCTTAAAGGAGATTAA
- a CDS encoding cytidine deaminase yields MNIEKRLYEEAVALIEKRYPVGWGGAAAMYTNEGEILTSVAPEIINASTELCIETGAVLEAHKLAVRITHSICVVRENEKAAFTILTPCGICQERLFYWGSDVKVAITNPGNEIIFKTLTEVQPYHWYEAYRER; encoded by the coding sequence ATGAATATAGAGAAAAGACTATATGAAGAAGCAGTAGCGTTAATAGAAAAAAGGTATCCAGTAGGTTGGGGAGGCGCTGCTGCTATGTATACAAATGAAGGTGAAATATTGACTAGTGTTGCTCCTGAAATTATTAATGCTTCTACAGAATTATGTATAGAAACAGGTGCTGTACTAGAAGCACATAAACTTGCTGTCCGAATTACCCATTCCATTTGTGTAGTGAGGGAAAATGAAAAAGCTGCTTTTACAATCCTCACGCCATGTGGAATATGCCAGGAAAGGCTTTTTTATTGGGGATCAGATGTGAAAGTAGCTATTACGAATCCTGGCAATGAAATTATTTTTAAGACATTAACAGAAGTACAACCATATCATTGGTATGAAGCATATCGAGAAAGATAA
- a CDS encoding sugar nucleotide-binding protein translates to MKIIILGSTGFLGSSLFALASSIPDFSVYGTSRFANAHSHILQLDTNNKHQVTQLMNHINPDVVIWSLMDGENEKQLIEIGLHNILTVISPKTKLIYLSTDAVFVDGKGNYSETDLPGFLPSGAPLSTYINAKHIGEDLLLTNHTNHLIIRTGPIYGKDANQEIEARTKRLVHEIKIHGYAHAPANTFKTFVHIDDLSNAIIEIINMNLTGILHFGPIQKESYYSFYGKRLLQLGFATTNLLPFSINKYEKPFHAFDTSLNTKKATSLLRTNFRNVDEPGGIKKIIETNNYESRWK, encoded by the coding sequence ATGAAAATTATCATATTAGGATCTACTGGATTTTTAGGATCTTCCTTATTTGCACTTGCCTCATCCATACCTGATTTTTCCGTTTACGGGACTTCTCGTTTTGCAAATGCCCATTCACATATTTTACAACTGGACACGAATAACAAACATCAAGTAACCCAACTAATGAACCATATTAATCCTGATGTTGTTATTTGGTCTTTGATGGATGGAGAAAATGAGAAGCAGCTTATTGAAATTGGCCTCCACAATATATTAACTGTCATTTCTCCAAAAACAAAATTAATATATTTGTCAACAGATGCAGTTTTTGTGGACGGCAAAGGTAACTATTCTGAAACAGATCTACCAGGATTTCTACCTAGTGGAGCACCATTATCTACATATATAAATGCCAAACACATTGGGGAAGATTTACTCCTTACAAATCACACAAACCATCTAATTATTCGGACAGGTCCTATTTATGGCAAAGATGCTAATCAAGAGATTGAAGCTAGAACAAAACGACTCGTTCATGAAATTAAAATACATGGATATGCGCATGCCCCTGCCAACACATTCAAAACTTTTGTTCATATTGATGATTTATCAAACGCAATAATCGAAATCATCAATATGAATTTAACAGGAATTTTACACTTTGGTCCAATACAAAAGGAAAGCTATTATTCTTTTTATGGCAAAAGATTATTGCAACTTGGATTTGCAACTACAAATCTTCTGCCCTTTTCCATTAACAAGTACGAAAAACCTTTTCATGCTTTTGATACTTCTTTAAATACTAAAAAAGCCACTAGCTTACTTAGAACTAACTTTCGCAATGTTGATGAGCCAGGCGGTATAAAAAAGATCATAGAAACAAATAATTATGAATCACGATGGAAATAA
- a CDS encoding nucleotidyltransferase, with product MIEIKNIGRICRTDSRGNIINDSTINAIKPEFKCIIEAAVATYVSHLGEHLHSVYIRGSIPRGLGIDNVSDLDTIAITNKNIDSIDLNWVDRAEEVLNENFKAVDGVELSFYFIEDILETTNFSIIPFMIKTHSICVYGEDIRDFLPNYKADKTLANEHLVNLKSQIQQAKEELSGNEDVEDVVDCCRWIMKIIIRAGLALVLVEENKYTRDLYPAYKLFSEHFPSKQSEMKQALEYAVNPITNSEVIINFLNVMGDWMISITEKWLQTHNPIMERNMKI from the coding sequence TTGATAGAAATTAAAAATATTGGGCGTATTTGTCGGACAGATTCAAGAGGCAATATCATAAATGATTCGACTATAAATGCCATAAAGCCAGAATTTAAATGTATTATAGAAGCGGCGGTAGCAACATATGTATCTCATTTAGGAGAACATTTACATAGTGTGTATATTAGAGGTTCTATTCCTCGTGGGTTAGGAATAGATAATGTATCAGATTTGGATACAATAGCTATTACCAATAAAAATATTGATTCCATTGACTTAAATTGGGTTGATAGAGCAGAAGAAGTCTTAAATGAAAACTTTAAAGCAGTTGATGGTGTTGAACTTAGTTTTTATTTTATTGAAGATATTTTAGAGACTACTAACTTTTCGATAATACCATTTATGATAAAAACTCATAGTATTTGTGTTTATGGAGAAGATATAAGGGATTTTTTACCTAACTATAAAGCAGACAAAACACTTGCCAATGAACATCTTGTCAATTTAAAAAGTCAAATTCAACAGGCAAAAGAAGAACTTTCTGGGAACGAAGATGTTGAAGATGTAGTGGATTGCTGCAGGTGGATTATGAAAATTATAATTAGGGCAGGACTAGCCTTGGTTTTAGTGGAAGAAAACAAATACACAAGGGATTTGTACCCAGCATATAAACTATTTTCTGAACACTTTCCAAGCAAACAATCTGAAATGAAACAAGCACTGGAGTATGCGGTTAACCCAATAACTAATTCAGAAGTAATCATAAACTTTTTAAATGTAATGGGAGACTGGATGATAAGTATCACGGAAAAATGGCTGCAAACTCATAATCCTATAATGGAGAGAAATATGAAAATATAA